A genomic stretch from Canis lupus familiaris isolate Mischka breed German Shepherd chromosome 17, alternate assembly UU_Cfam_GSD_1.0, whole genome shotgun sequence includes:
- the LELP1 gene encoding late cornified envelope-like proline-rich protein 1: protein MRSQVVLPFPPISGFLRVRQRNQRENPPSHTQQYHPPHSTTCQVHYQHKGGIENQRMSSDDNNKSSEPKNEPKNCDPRCEQKCEAKCQPSCLKKLLQRCSEKYPREKCPAPPKCPPCPPPCPSPCPTSCPPKPCAKPCPPKCPSPCPPPE, encoded by the exons ATGAGGTCACAAGTGgtgctccccttcccccccatCTCTGGCTTCCTCAGAGTTAGGCAGAGGAATCAGAGGGAAAATCCACCTTCTCACACACAGCAATACCATCCACCTCACTCGACTACTTGTCAAGTTCACTACCAACACAAAGGG GGCATAGAAAATCAAAGAATGTCGAGTGATGATAACAATAAATCTAGTGAACCCAAGAATGAGCCCAAGAATTGTGATCCCAGATGTGAACAAAAGTGTGAAGCCAAATGCCAGCCCAGCTGTTTAAAGAAGCTGCTGCAAAGGTGCTCTGAAAAGTACCCACGAGAAAAGTGCCCAGCACCACCAAAGTGCCCACCGTGCCCCCCACCATGCCCTTCTCCATGCCCGACTTCCTGCCCCCCCAAGCCCTGTGCCAAGCCCTGTCCTCCTAAatgcccatctccctgcccacccccagagTGA